The Triticum aestivum cultivar Chinese Spring chromosome 4B, IWGSC CS RefSeq v2.1, whole genome shotgun sequence sequence ACTTTTGTAGACTAGTAGGGATAGTGCCATTCAAATTACATGAGGAACGTTCTTTGTACACATAGAAGGGACATTGTTAATTTGATTCTTGTATAGGAGATTGTATATCTGCATTATGTTCAAGGTTGATAAGAGCTGTTTATGTGGTTAAATCAAAGTGATGAAGTGTGTGTTTGTAGGTCATAGTATCTGAGGATGACTGCACAATCTTTGGTGGAGCCGCCGATGATAATACCATCGAGAACAGAACTAAGCAGGTTCAATCTTATTTTTGTCAATTTAAAGTTTCTATGAATATTTTATGTTACACAATCATCTCTATGAAATTCATTTTTAACAGCTGGGATCTGCAACTGAGAAAAGCACGGGATTGGCAGAAATGTATTGTCGTGCTG is a genomic window containing:
- the LOC123095139 gene encoding chaperonin CPN60-1, mitochondrial-like encodes the protein MTFLLNFAPCWDQIFTEENGMNLLPHTLGTCKKVIVSEDDCTIFGGAADDNTIENRTKQLGSATEKSTGLAEMYCRAAIMKVKLII